From the Selenomonas sp. oral taxon 920 genome, the window AGATCCTCTTTATCGACGATGGTTCACGCGACCGCAGCCGCACAATTCTGCGCGAACTGGGGGAGAAGAATCCGCACGTGCAGTCGATCTTCCTTGCGCGGAACTCAGGGCATCAGATTGCCCTGACCTGCGGTACGGATCATGCGGACGGGGACGCGGTCATCACGATGGACGGCGATCTGCAGCATCCGCCGGAGCTTCTGCCCCTGCTGCTCGCAAAGTGGGAAGAGGGATATGAGATCGTCCAGACGGTGCGTCTCACGACGGAGGGAGCCTCCCTCTTCAAGCGACTGACCTCGAAGTACTACTATCGTCTGCTCAATGCAATGACTGATGTGGACATACAGGAGGGCGGCTCGGATTTCCGCCTGATGGATCGCAAGGCGGTGCTTGCCCTGCGCCGCTACCACGAGCACGCACGCTTTATTCGCGGCATCGTGGGAGCTATGGGGTTCCGCAGGACAGTGGTGGAGTTTGTGGCGCAGGAGCGCTTTGCGGGGCATTCGAAATTCTCCCTGCACAAGATGGTCTCGTTCGCACTGGACGGCATTCTGGCGTACTCCGTGCAGCCGCTGCGTGCGGCGTTCTATGTAGGCATTCTCTCGGCTGTACTCGCGGTGGTGCTCTTTCTCCACGTACTCTTTGAGACACTGCGCGGGGAGACGGTGGCGGGGTGGTCGACCATCGTCGTGTGCAGCCTCTTTTTCGGCGGCATGCAGATGATGATGCTCGGTGTCTGCGGTGAGTACATCGCGCGGATTCTGCAAGAGGTGAAAAATCGTCCGCTCTATCTCATCGCATGTGATAATCGGCGTGTCGGGGAGGAGCCGAGGGGGGAACGTGATGAATGAGCGAATCTCGACCA encodes:
- a CDS encoding glycosyltransferase family 2 protein, encoding MKQVSIVVPVYNEEENIAHFVEAVAAVMEQLPYAYEILFIDDGSRDRSRTILRELGEKNPHVQSIFLARNSGHQIALTCGTDHADGDAVITMDGDLQHPPELLPLLLAKWEEGYEIVQTVRLTTEGASLFKRLTSKYYYRLLNAMTDVDIQEGGSDFRLMDRKAVLALRRYHEHARFIRGIVGAMGFRRTVVEFVAQERFAGHSKFSLHKMVSFALDGILAYSVQPLRAAFYVGILSAVLAVVLFLHVLFETLRGETVAGWSTIVVCSLFFGGMQMMMLGVCGEYIARILQEVKNRPLYLIACDNRRVGEEPRGERDE